Proteins encoded together in one Microbacterium sp. zg-Y625 window:
- a CDS encoding acetyl/propionyl/methylcrotonyl-CoA carboxylase subunit alpha — translation MTTTLFDTVLVANRGEIARRVIRTLRRLGIRSVAVYSDADADAPHVREADVAVRLGPAPASQSYLDIDAVIAAARRTGAQAVHPGYGFLSENAAFARACAAAGIVFVGPAPHALDVMGDKIRSKAHVAAHGVPVVPGFSAAGMTDAAIRAAADTHGFPLLVKPSAGGGGKGMQIVREPADLPDALAAARRVAASAFGDDTLLLERLVERPRHIEVQVVADAHGTVVHLGERECSLQRRHQKVIEEAPSPAVDAATRRRLGEAACRAAASVDYLGVGTVEFLMAADRPDEFFFIEMNTRLQVEHPVTELVTGVDLVAEQLRAAAGLPLGFAQHDVRLEGHAIEARVYAESPARGFLPATGEVVSWRVPQGVRVDAAVETGSIVTSHYDPMIAKVIALGADRREALDLLDAALADTVVLGVDTNIAFLRTLLAEPAVQDGRLDTHIIDALPPLAVPEPSADALAAAADALADGGGDGAVAGTPWGRRDGWRLGGGRAPRHARFETEGGSVVAASVPDPAGAAPRTCATLARDGAGDVWVHLAGATHRLRPVTRRDASERSRAARARVDAPAAPHVRAPLPGTVVAVHVQDGDRVASGSRLVTIEAMKMEHTVTAPHDGAARMLVGVGAQVRRDEVLAEVHEDPANPEEETP, via the coding sequence ATGACCACGACCCTGTTCGACACCGTGCTCGTCGCCAACCGCGGCGAGATCGCCCGGCGCGTCATCCGCACGCTCCGCCGCCTCGGCATCCGCTCGGTCGCCGTCTACAGCGACGCCGATGCCGACGCTCCGCACGTGCGCGAGGCCGACGTCGCCGTGCGGCTCGGGCCGGCGCCGGCCTCGCAGTCCTACCTCGACATCGACGCCGTGATCGCCGCCGCCCGCCGCACCGGCGCCCAGGCGGTGCACCCCGGGTACGGGTTCCTCTCCGAGAACGCGGCGTTCGCCCGCGCGTGCGCAGCCGCCGGCATCGTGTTCGTCGGGCCCGCCCCGCACGCCCTCGACGTCATGGGCGACAAGATCCGCTCCAAGGCGCACGTCGCCGCTCACGGGGTGCCGGTCGTGCCCGGGTTCAGTGCCGCAGGCATGACGGATGCCGCCATCCGCGCCGCCGCGGACACCCACGGGTTCCCGCTGCTGGTCAAGCCCTCCGCCGGCGGCGGGGGCAAGGGCATGCAGATCGTGCGGGAGCCCGCGGACCTGCCCGATGCGCTCGCCGCCGCGCGGCGGGTCGCGGCGAGCGCGTTCGGCGACGACACGCTGCTGCTCGAGCGCCTCGTCGAGCGCCCGCGCCACATCGAGGTGCAGGTGGTCGCCGATGCGCACGGCACCGTGGTGCACCTCGGCGAGCGCGAGTGCTCGCTGCAGCGGCGCCACCAGAAGGTGATCGAAGAGGCGCCGTCGCCTGCGGTCGACGCGGCGACGCGCCGGCGACTCGGTGAGGCGGCCTGCCGGGCCGCGGCGAGCGTCGATTACCTCGGGGTGGGCACGGTGGAGTTCCTCATGGCCGCCGACCGTCCGGACGAGTTCTTCTTCATCGAGATGAACACGCGGCTGCAGGTGGAGCATCCGGTGACGGAGCTCGTCACCGGCGTCGACCTGGTGGCCGAGCAGCTGCGCGCGGCGGCGGGCCTGCCGCTGGGGTTCGCGCAGCACGATGTGCGCCTCGAGGGGCACGCCATCGAGGCGCGCGTGTACGCCGAGAGCCCCGCGCGCGGATTCCTCCCCGCCACCGGCGAGGTCGTCTCCTGGCGGGTGCCGCAGGGCGTGCGGGTGGATGCCGCTGTGGAGACCGGCAGCATCGTGACGAGCCACTACGACCCCATGATCGCGAAGGTGATCGCCCTCGGCGCCGACCGACGCGAGGCGCTCGACCTCTTGGACGCGGCGCTCGCCGACACCGTCGTGCTGGGGGTCGACACGAACATCGCCTTCCTGCGGACACTCCTCGCCGAACCCGCCGTGCAGGACGGACGCCTCGACACGCACATCATCGACGCCCTGCCCCCGCTGGCGGTTCCCGAGCCGTCCGCGGACGCGCTCGCCGCAGCCGCGGACGCGCTCGCCGACGGCGGTGGCGACGGTGCCGTGGCGGGGACGCCCTGGGGTCGCCGCGACGGCTGGCGACTCGGCGGCGGCCGGGCACCGCGCCACGCGCGCTTCGAGACCGAGGGCGGGTCGGTGGTCGCGGCATCCGTGCCCGACCCCGCCGGCGCCGCGCCGCGCACCTGTGCGACCCTCGCCCGGGACGGCGCCGGCGACGTGTGGGTGCACCTGGCCGGGGCCACCCATCGACTGCGGCCGGTGACCCGCCGCGACGCGTCCGAGCGGAGCCGGGCGGCGCGCGCACGCGTCGATGCGCCCGCCGCGCCGCACGTGCGGGCGCCCCTGCCGGGGACCGTCGTGGCCGTGCACGTGCAGGACGGCGACCGGGTGGCATCCGGGTCGCGCTTGGTCACCATCGAGGCCATGAAGATGGAGCACACCGTGACGGCGCCCCACGATGGCGCGGCGCGGATGCTCGTCGGCGTCGGCGCGCAGGTGCGCCGTGACGAGGTGCTCGCCGAGGTGCACGAGGACCCCGCGAACCCCGAGGAGGAGACCCCATGA
- a CDS encoding MaoC family dehydratase has product MTDTPAGAPDIVQRGLWFEEFAVGARYRHRPGRTVTQADNVLFSGLTMNAQALHVDEAYAATQPFGRPLINSMWTLATMIGSSVAQLTQGTLVAQLGLTDITFPAPLFPGDTLYTDTEITGARSSASRAGQGIVTMRHTGRNQHGEVVATATRTALIWSRDHEEATT; this is encoded by the coding sequence ATGACCGACACCCCCGCCGGCGCGCCCGACATCGTGCAGCGGGGACTGTGGTTCGAGGAGTTCGCGGTCGGGGCGCGCTACCGGCATCGACCGGGCCGCACGGTCACACAGGCCGACAACGTGCTGTTCTCGGGCCTGACGATGAACGCGCAGGCGCTGCACGTCGATGAGGCGTACGCCGCGACGCAGCCGTTCGGCCGTCCCCTGATCAACTCAATGTGGACGCTGGCGACGATGATCGGCTCGTCGGTTGCCCAGCTCACCCAGGGGACGCTCGTGGCCCAGCTCGGACTGACCGACATCACGTTCCCGGCCCCGCTCTTCCCCGGCGACACGCTCTACACCGACACCGAGATCACCGGCGCGCGGTCGTCGGCCTCGCGTGCAGGGCAGGGCATCGTCACGATGCGCCACACCGGGCGCAACCAGCACGGCGAGGTCGTCGCGACGGCCACGCGCACGGCCCTGATATGGAGCCGTGACCACGAGGAGGCGACGACGTGA
- a CDS encoding bleomycin resistance protein, producing MSSPGPSPALVPELLVSDTSRSIDFWCGLCWFEIAYQRPEEGFAYITLGSAHIMLEQRGIGRNWITAPLESPLGRGINFQISVPRLDPILAALRDGSYPVFMAPETKWYAIGELDETGVRQFLVTDPDGYLIRFQESLGHRPRRQTP from the coding sequence ATGAGTTCCCCTGGACCGAGCCCGGCACTCGTCCCTGAGTTGCTCGTCAGTGACACGAGCAGGAGCATCGACTTCTGGTGCGGCCTCTGCTGGTTTGAGATCGCCTATCAGCGCCCCGAAGAGGGCTTCGCCTACATCACCCTCGGCTCCGCGCACATCATGCTCGAACAGCGCGGCATCGGCCGGAACTGGATAACGGCACCGCTGGAGAGCCCGCTCGGGCGAGGCATCAACTTCCAGATCAGCGTTCCCCGCCTCGACCCGATCCTGGCGGCGCTGCGCGACGGCTCCTACCCCGTGTTCATGGCGCCGGAGACGAAGTGGTACGCCATCGGGGAACTCGACGAAACGGGCGTGCGGCAGTTCCTGGTGACCGATCCCGACGGATACCTCATCCGCTTCCAGGAGTCACTCGGACACCGGCCGCGCAGGCAGACGCCCTAG
- a CDS encoding DEAD/DEAH box helicase: MDEQQQEHFGSFAAEHLSPSFPQRAPWGTAQRLRAWQAEALDQYFAMDGPDGVGKGPRDFLAAATPGAGKTTFALRLATELLRRRIIDRIVVVAPTEHLKTQWADAAARVSIRLDPNFSNRHVSPARHYHGVAVTYAQVAVKASVHQRLTEDARTLVILDEVHHGGDALSWGDALREAYQRATRRLLLSGTPFRSDTAPIPFVEYHPNEKGIRLSRTDYNYGYGRALADGVVRPVLFLVYAGQMRWRTKAGDEYEAHLGQDNTKDINSQAWRTALDPQGDWIPAVLRSADRRLSEVRQEVPDAGGLVIATDQTAARAYAAILRDITGEPTTVVLSDDPAASGRIEEFAKGTSRWMVAVRMVSEGVDVPRLSVGVYATSASTPLFFAQAIGRFVRARRRGESASVFLPHVPQLLALANEMERERDHALDRESGDDDGLEDTLLAEAEREDKASDSLTEEFSYQALGSVAHFDRVLFDGKEFGQLAVPGTPEEEEFLGLPGLLEPEHVHELLMQRQARQGRHRKARETSEAQTADATGAPPATTLPPALHRTLKEQRQLLNSLVGVYARQSGEPHGAVHAELRRLCGGPAVSHATVAQLQARIDLLRRRVHS; the protein is encoded by the coding sequence GTGGATGAACAGCAGCAGGAGCATTTCGGGAGCTTCGCTGCCGAGCACCTCTCGCCGTCGTTCCCGCAGCGCGCCCCCTGGGGAACGGCCCAGCGACTGCGTGCCTGGCAGGCCGAAGCGCTCGACCAGTACTTCGCGATGGACGGCCCCGACGGGGTCGGTAAAGGCCCCCGGGACTTCCTCGCCGCCGCCACGCCGGGCGCCGGAAAGACGACCTTCGCCCTGCGTCTGGCGACCGAGCTGCTGCGCCGGCGCATCATCGACCGCATCGTCGTGGTGGCCCCGACCGAGCATCTGAAGACGCAGTGGGCGGATGCCGCGGCGCGCGTGTCCATCCGTCTCGACCCGAACTTCAGCAACCGCCACGTCTCACCCGCCCGGCACTACCACGGCGTCGCGGTGACGTACGCGCAGGTGGCGGTCAAGGCATCCGTCCATCAGCGCCTCACCGAGGACGCCCGCACCCTCGTGATCCTCGACGAGGTGCACCACGGCGGTGACGCCCTCAGCTGGGGCGACGCCCTGCGCGAGGCGTACCAGCGGGCGACGCGTCGCCTGCTGCTGTCGGGGACCCCGTTCCGCAGCGACACCGCGCCGATCCCGTTCGTGGAGTACCACCCGAACGAGAAGGGAATCCGGCTCTCCCGCACGGACTACAACTACGGCTACGGGCGCGCCCTGGCCGACGGGGTCGTGCGTCCCGTGCTCTTCCTCGTGTACGCGGGGCAGATGCGCTGGCGCACCAAGGCGGGTGACGAGTACGAGGCCCACCTCGGCCAGGACAACACGAAGGACATCAACTCGCAGGCCTGGCGCACCGCGCTGGATCCGCAGGGCGACTGGATCCCCGCGGTGCTGCGCAGCGCCGACCGCCGCCTCAGCGAGGTGCGGCAGGAGGTCCCCGACGCCGGGGGCCTCGTCATCGCGACCGACCAGACCGCCGCCCGTGCGTACGCGGCGATCCTCCGCGACATCACGGGGGAGCCGACGACCGTCGTGCTCTCGGACGATCCGGCGGCATCCGGTCGCATCGAGGAGTTCGCGAAGGGCACGTCGCGCTGGATGGTCGCGGTGCGCATGGTGTCCGAAGGCGTCGACGTGCCCCGGCTGTCGGTCGGCGTCTACGCCACGAGCGCGTCGACCCCGCTCTTCTTCGCCCAGGCGATCGGCCGCTTCGTGCGCGCTCGCCGCCGCGGCGAGTCGGCGAGCGTCTTCCTGCCGCACGTGCCGCAGCTGCTGGCCCTCGCCAATGAGATGGAGCGCGAGCGCGACCATGCGCTGGACCGCGAGTCGGGCGACGACGACGGCCTCGAGGACACCCTGCTGGCCGAGGCGGAGCGCGAGGACAAGGCATCCGACTCGCTCACCGAGGAGTTCAGCTACCAGGCGCTCGGCTCGGTCGCGCACTTCGACCGTGTGCTGTTCGACGGCAAGGAGTTCGGCCAGCTCGCCGTGCCGGGAACCCCCGAGGAGGAGGAGTTCCTGGGGCTTCCCGGACTCCTCGAGCCCGAGCACGTGCACGAGCTCCTCATGCAGCGGCAAGCGCGGCAGGGCAGGCACCGCAAGGCGCGTGAGACGAGCGAAGCGCAGACGGCGGATGCCACGGGAGCGCCGCCCGCCACAACCCTGCCGCCGGCGCTGCACCGCACGCTCAAGGAGCAGCGCCAGCTGCTCAACAGCCTCGTCGGCGTGTACGCGCGGCAGAGCGGCGAGCCGCACGGCGCCGTGCACGCAGAGCTCCGGCGCCTGTGCGGGGGACCGGCCGTCTCCCACGCCACCGTGGCCCAGCTGCAGGCGCGGATCGACCTGCTGCGTCGCCGCGTGCACTCCTAG
- a CDS encoding HpcH/HpaI aldolase/citrate lyase family protein, translating into MTAIPAGPALLFCPADRPERFASALARADGVIIDLEDAVAPAEKTAARGALIDAELDASRVIVRVNPVGTPDHEADLATLSQTDVRTIMVAKAESPQRIRRIDARYTVVALCETARGIAAAERIAALDNVSALMWGAEDLVASLGGTSSRKPNGRYRDVARHARAHVLLSAGARGKAAIDAVHLDIADTKGLAREAEDAAASGFAATACIHPSQVAVIRAAYRPSASDSEWAHAVLRAAEDEGGVFTYRGRMVDEPVLRHARTLLHRTGR; encoded by the coding sequence GTGACCGCGATCCCGGCAGGCCCGGCCCTGCTCTTCTGCCCCGCCGACCGCCCCGAGAGGTTCGCGTCGGCGCTTGCGCGGGCCGACGGCGTCATCATCGACCTCGAGGATGCCGTGGCACCCGCCGAAAAGACGGCCGCGCGCGGCGCCCTCATCGACGCGGAACTCGACGCTTCGCGGGTCATCGTGCGGGTGAACCCGGTCGGCACGCCGGATCACGAGGCGGACCTGGCCACCCTCTCGCAGACGGACGTGCGGACGATCATGGTCGCCAAGGCCGAGTCGCCCCAGCGGATCCGCCGCATCGACGCGCGCTACACCGTCGTCGCGCTGTGCGAAACGGCGCGGGGCATCGCCGCCGCGGAGCGCATCGCCGCGCTCGACAACGTGTCCGCGTTGATGTGGGGAGCCGAAGATCTCGTCGCCTCGCTGGGTGGTACATCGAGCCGCAAGCCCAACGGCCGCTACCGCGACGTCGCCCGCCACGCGCGGGCACACGTGCTGCTGTCCGCCGGCGCGCGCGGCAAGGCCGCCATCGACGCCGTGCACCTCGACATCGCCGACACGAAGGGCCTCGCCCGCGAAGCGGAGGATGCCGCGGCCAGCGGATTCGCCGCCACCGCCTGCATCCACCCCAGCCAGGTGGCCGTGATCCGCGCGGCCTACCGGCCGAGCGCGTCGGACAGCGAATGGGCCCACGCCGTGCTGCGGGCGGCGGAGGACGAGGGCGGGGTCTTCACCTACCGGGGCCGGATGGTCGACGAACCGGTGCTGCGCCACGCGCGGACGCTCCTGCACCGCACCGGGCGCTAG
- a CDS encoding TrmH family RNA methyltransferase — MPIEHVADPADPRLADYRDLTDVALRRVLEPAGGLYIAESAKVIGRAVAAGHRPRSVLVQEKWVDDVRDLAGDAPVYVVPAEVAEQLTGYQVHRGALAAMHRPVAPPVADIIAGARLVVVLEDIVDHTNVGAAFRNAAALGADAVLVSPRCADPLYRRSVRVSMGTVFQVPWTRLPEWPEARGILHDGGFHLAALALAEGAVPLDDFAAARPERVALMLGAEGDGLSRRALEAADTVVTIPMAGGVDSLNVAAASAVALWSLTHDVRS, encoded by the coding sequence ATGCCCATCGAGCACGTCGCAGACCCCGCCGATCCCCGTCTGGCCGACTACCGGGACCTCACCGACGTGGCGCTGCGCCGGGTGCTCGAGCCCGCGGGCGGCCTGTACATCGCCGAGTCCGCAAAGGTCATCGGCCGCGCCGTCGCGGCAGGGCATCGGCCGCGCTCGGTCCTCGTGCAGGAGAAGTGGGTCGATGACGTGCGGGACCTCGCCGGCGATGCGCCGGTGTACGTCGTTCCGGCCGAGGTCGCCGAGCAGCTGACCGGCTACCAGGTGCATCGCGGCGCGCTCGCCGCCATGCACCGCCCCGTCGCCCCGCCGGTGGCGGACATCATCGCCGGCGCGCGTCTCGTGGTCGTGCTCGAGGACATCGTCGACCACACCAACGTGGGGGCGGCGTTCCGCAACGCCGCCGCGCTCGGGGCCGACGCCGTGCTCGTGTCGCCCCGGTGTGCCGACCCGCTGTACCGGCGCAGCGTGCGGGTCAGCATGGGCACGGTCTTCCAGGTGCCGTGGACGCGGCTGCCGGAGTGGCCCGAGGCGCGCGGCATCCTGCACGACGGGGGCTTCCACCTCGCGGCGCTCGCGCTCGCCGAGGGTGCCGTGCCGCTGGACGACTTCGCGGCCGCCCGACCGGAGCGGGTCGCGCTCATGCTGGGCGCGGAGGGTGACGGGCTCTCCCGCCGGGCGCTCGAGGCCGCCGACACCGTCGTCACGATCCCGATGGCCGGGGGAGTGGACTCGCTCAACGTCGCGGCGGCGAGCGCGGTGGCGCTGTGGTCGCTGACTCACGACGTCCGCAGCTAG
- a CDS encoding acyl-CoA dehydrogenase family protein — protein MTGPVDLSSYALEDDEIELARMVRAFADDVVAPVAYEADRTHTLPMDVVAQMGDMGLFGLPFPEEVGGQGGTYLALGLAIEALARVDQSIAITLEAGVSLGAMPVFRFGTDAQRAELLPDLLTGRALAGFGLTEPEAGSDAGATRTTARRDGGGWVIDGSKQFITNSGTPITRFVTVTAVTGRRGDRPEISTIIVPSGTPGFTVGPAYDKAGWRASDTHPLTFADCRVPEENLLGEEGRGFANFLHILDEGRIAIAALATGAAEGCLEAALDYAATRQVFGAALSTRQGIQFTLARMQARVHTARLAWVRAAHLRDAGRPFKTEAAIAKLVSGEAAMDNARDATQIFGGNGFMNEYPVARHYRDSKILEIGEGTTEVQLLVIARALGVA, from the coding sequence ATGACCGGACCCGTCGACCTGAGCTCGTACGCGCTGGAGGACGACGAGATCGAGCTGGCCCGCATGGTGCGCGCCTTCGCCGACGACGTCGTCGCCCCGGTCGCGTACGAGGCCGATCGCACGCACACGCTCCCCATGGACGTCGTGGCGCAGATGGGCGACATGGGGCTGTTCGGCCTGCCCTTCCCCGAGGAGGTCGGCGGCCAGGGCGGCACCTACCTCGCCCTCGGGCTCGCGATCGAGGCGCTCGCGCGCGTGGACCAGTCCATCGCGATCACGCTCGAGGCGGGGGTGTCCCTCGGCGCCATGCCGGTGTTCCGCTTCGGCACCGACGCGCAGCGGGCGGAGCTGCTGCCCGACCTCTTGACGGGCCGGGCGCTGGCGGGTTTCGGGCTCACCGAGCCCGAGGCGGGATCGGATGCCGGCGCCACCCGCACCACCGCCCGGCGCGACGGCGGGGGGTGGGTGATCGACGGCAGCAAGCAGTTCATCACCAACTCCGGCACGCCCATCACCCGATTCGTCACCGTCACCGCCGTCACGGGGCGTCGCGGCGACCGGCCCGAGATCTCCACGATCATCGTTCCCAGCGGCACGCCCGGTTTCACCGTCGGACCGGCGTACGACAAGGCGGGGTGGCGCGCGTCCGACACGCATCCGCTGACCTTCGCCGACTGCCGCGTGCCCGAGGAGAACCTGCTCGGCGAGGAGGGGCGGGGGTTTGCGAACTTCCTCCACATCCTCGACGAGGGGCGCATCGCGATCGCGGCCCTCGCGACCGGAGCGGCGGAGGGATGCCTCGAGGCGGCGCTTGACTACGCCGCGACGCGGCAGGTGTTCGGGGCTGCGCTGTCGACCCGTCAAGGCATCCAGTTCACCCTCGCGCGCATGCAGGCCCGCGTGCACACGGCGCGGCTGGCGTGGGTGCGGGCCGCGCACCTGCGCGATGCGGGGCGCCCGTTCAAGACCGAGGCCGCCATCGCGAAGCTCGTCTCGGGTGAGGCGGCGATGGACAACGCCCGCGACGCCACGCAGATCTTCGGGGGCAACGGATTCATGAACGAGTACCCCGTGGCCCGCCACTACCGCGACAGCAAGATCCTCGAGATCGGGGAGGGGACCACCGAGGTGCAGCTGCTCGTCATCGCCCGCGCACTCGGGGTAGCGTGA
- a CDS encoding Sir2 family NAD-dependent protein deacetylase: protein MLQLDAPTERLVGEAADVLRGRKIAVLTGAGVSTDSGIPDYRGEGAPVRTPMTAQQFLASEAARRRYWVGSHLGWRVFAAASPNAGHTALASLERAGIATGVVTQNVDGLHLRAGSRRVVELHGTMRRAFCTHCGQVFDRRDLAVRIEADNPWLNVPDDVLLGPDGDVLPETADGFRVPECSVCGGVLKPDVVFFGEFVPVERFAEAEQLVRTSQALLVAGSSLVVNSGVRLVERARRRRLPVVIVNRGETRADTKATVKIDGGTSPVLAALADRLAASR from the coding sequence GTGCTCCAGCTCGACGCGCCGACCGAGCGACTGGTCGGCGAGGCCGCCGACGTGCTGCGCGGCCGCAAGATCGCGGTGCTCACCGGCGCGGGGGTGTCCACGGACTCCGGGATCCCCGACTACCGCGGCGAAGGCGCACCGGTGCGCACGCCCATGACGGCGCAGCAGTTCCTCGCCAGCGAAGCCGCCCGGCGACGGTACTGGGTGGGCAGCCACCTGGGATGGCGCGTGTTCGCCGCCGCCTCCCCCAACGCCGGCCACACCGCCCTCGCAAGCCTCGAGCGCGCCGGCATCGCCACGGGCGTCGTCACCCAGAACGTCGACGGCCTGCACCTGCGCGCGGGCAGCCGCCGCGTCGTGGAACTGCACGGCACGATGCGCCGGGCCTTCTGCACCCACTGCGGCCAGGTGTTCGACAGACGCGACCTCGCCGTGCGGATCGAAGCGGACAACCCCTGGCTCAACGTTCCCGACGACGTGCTGCTGGGCCCCGACGGCGACGTGCTCCCCGAGACCGCCGACGGTTTCCGTGTACCCGAATGCAGCGTGTGCGGTGGCGTACTCAAGCCCGACGTCGTCTTCTTCGGCGAGTTCGTCCCCGTCGAGCGGTTCGCCGAGGCCGAGCAGCTCGTGCGCACGAGTCAGGCGCTGCTCGTGGCCGGCTCTTCGCTCGTCGTCAACTCCGGGGTGCGCCTGGTCGAGCGCGCCCGCCGTCGCCGGCTGCCGGTCGTCATCGTGAACCGCGGCGAGACCCGCGCCGACACCAAGGCGACGGTGAAGATCGACGGCGGCACGAGCCCCGTGCTGGCGGCCCTCGCCGATCGGCTCGCCGCCTCGCGCTGA
- a CDS encoding histidine phosphatase family protein: MTLLTLVRHGETDWNRARRIQGSTDIPLNDTGRAQARDVAQQLRERLTTGSPVIVVSSDLSRARETAEIIADTLGVDPPRTYPQLRERAYGEAEGVDAAEFLERWGDWHSAEVPGAEPWPALRARALAALQQIVRDARHTTAPASASVIAVAHGALIREIIRHATGGELPPVGFRLPNGSSCDLLLERDRLRLLSGVGPVVAG; this comes from the coding sequence GTGACTCTGCTGACCCTCGTGCGCCACGGCGAGACCGACTGGAACCGCGCGCGCCGCATCCAGGGGTCCACCGACATCCCGCTCAACGACACCGGACGCGCCCAGGCCCGCGACGTCGCTCAGCAGCTGCGCGAGCGCCTGACCACCGGTTCACCGGTCATCGTCGTCAGCAGCGACCTGTCCCGCGCGCGGGAGACCGCGGAGATCATCGCCGACACCCTCGGTGTCGATCCGCCCCGCACCTACCCGCAGCTGCGGGAACGCGCCTATGGCGAGGCGGAGGGCGTGGATGCCGCGGAGTTCCTGGAACGCTGGGGCGACTGGCACAGCGCCGAGGTGCCCGGCGCCGAGCCCTGGCCGGCCCTGCGCGCCCGCGCCCTGGCGGCCCTGCAGCAGATCGTGCGGGACGCGCGGCACACGACCGCGCCGGCGTCGGCATCGGTCATCGCCGTCGCACACGGCGCGCTCATCCGGGAGATCATCCGCCACGCCACGGGAGGCGAGCTCCCCCCGGTCGGCTTCCGCCTGCCCAACGGGTCGAGCTGCGACCTGCTGCTCGAGCGCGACCGCCTGCGGCTGCTCTCGGGCGTGGGTCCCGTCGTCGCCGGCTAG
- a CDS encoding SGNH/GDSL hydrolase family protein — MVAIGDSFTEGIGDPDPSSPGGHRGWADRVAEVLGAQVDDFAYANLAVRGKLIGQIVDTQIEPALALKPDLITFSAGGNDVIRPGGDPDAVAALFEDAVVRLTSTGATLLIFTAIDTNFTPVFRGIRGRVAIYNENIRAIAERYDCVVADQWALKEVQDMRFFDDDRLHYNTLGHHEVARMVLRALNVPNDLQPMQPEPVPPRTWRAARANDLVWAREHLVPWVLRRVRNQSSGDHITAKRPEALPMTTLAPGPDAAATPAKPA; from the coding sequence ATGGTCGCGATCGGCGACTCGTTCACCGAGGGCATCGGCGACCCCGATCCCTCCTCCCCCGGCGGACACCGTGGCTGGGCGGACCGCGTCGCCGAGGTGCTGGGCGCCCAGGTCGACGACTTCGCGTACGCCAACCTCGCGGTGCGCGGAAAGCTGATCGGCCAGATCGTCGACACTCAGATCGAGCCGGCCCTGGCCCTGAAGCCGGACCTCATCACGTTCTCCGCCGGCGGCAACGACGTCATCCGCCCCGGTGGCGATCCCGACGCCGTCGCCGCACTGTTCGAGGATGCCGTCGTGCGGCTGACCTCCACCGGAGCGACGCTGCTGATCTTCACCGCCATCGACACGAACTTCACCCCGGTGTTCCGCGGCATCCGCGGGCGTGTCGCCATCTACAACGAGAACATCCGGGCCATCGCCGAGCGCTACGACTGCGTCGTGGCCGACCAGTGGGCGCTGAAGGAAGTGCAGGACATGCGTTTCTTCGACGACGACCGCCTGCACTACAACACCCTCGGCCACCACGAGGTGGCCCGCATGGTGCTGCGCGCCCTGAACGTGCCGAACGACCTGCAGCCGATGCAGCCCGAGCCGGTGCCGCCTCGCACGTGGCGGGCCGCGCGGGCGAACGATCTCGTCTGGGCACGGGAGCACCTCGTGCCGTGGGTGCTGCGCCGGGTGCGCAACCAGTCCTCCGGCGACCACATCACGGCAAAGCGCCCCGAGGCGCTGCCGATGACGACGCTCGCGCCGGGACCGGATGCCGCGGCGACGCCGGCCAAGCCGGCGTAG